CCGAACTGACCCTGCAGGCCATGACGGCCGGCAGCGGTCCGGCTGCGCCCACCGACCGGGCCGCGCCCGAGCCGCCCGGCGGCCGCAGCGGCCCGCAGTGGTCGGCGCTGCTGACGCAGGCCCTGATCGATTCCGACACCGACCGCGCGGCGGCCGTCCTGTCGGAAGTGCACGCGCAGATGCCGGTCGAACTGGTCATGACCGACGTGATCAGCCCCACCATGATCGAGATCGGCGCGCGCTGGGAACGCGGGGAGATCACGGTCGCGCACGAGCATCAGGCGACCGCGTTCCTGCGTTCCCGCATCTCCGGCCTGATGGACGTGGCGGGCGTGCAGGCGGGGTTCGGGCCGCTGGTCGTGGCGGCCTGCGCCCCGCAGGAACAGCATGAGCTGGGCCTGATGATGCTGACGCTGGCGCTGCGCCGCCGGGGCGTGCGGGTGGCGTACCTGGGCGCGAACGTCCCGCTGGGCGACCTGGCGGTGTATGCCCGGCAGCGCAACGCCAGCGCGGTCCTGCTGGCCCTGAACGGCCCCTGGGCGCTGGACGCCACGCTGGAGCACCGCCGCGACCTGGACGGCCTGCAGGTGCCACTGTTCGTGGGCGGCGCGCTGCTCAACAGCCAGCCGCACCTGGCCCGCACCCTCGGCGGCGAGTACGCCGGTCCCGACGCGCCCAGCGCCGCGCAGCAGATCGCCGCCACGCTGCTGGGCGGCGTCCCCCCCCGCCCCTCACCTGGAGGTTCAGCATGAATGTACTTGTCACGGGAGCCAGCGGCTTCGTCGGAAAGGCCGTCGTGGCCGAACTGCTCAGGCGTGGTCACACTGTCGCGGCCGGCAGCCGCCGCGGCGGGAACGTGGGCGGCGCGACCGGCGTGCCGCTGGACGTCACGGACCCCGGCAGCGTGCAGCGCGCCGTGGGGCAGACCGACCCGCAGGTGGTCGTGCATCTGGTGGGCATCATTGCCGAGAAGGGCGACCAGACCTTCGCGCGCGTGCATGTGGACGGCACCCGGAACGTGCTGGCCGCCACGCCCAGGCACGCGCGGTACGTGCACATGAGCGCGCTGGGTGCGCGGCCCGGCAGTGGCAGCGCCTATTCCAGCAGCAAGGCGCAGGCCGAGGCGCTCGTGCGGGCCAGCGGTCTGAACTGGACGGTGTTCCAGCCCAGCCTGATCTTCGGTCCCGGTGACGACTTCTTCGGGCGGGTGCTGCGGGAACTCGTGAGCGCCGCGCCGGTCGTGCCGCAGATCGGGGACGGCCGCTTCCCGTTCCGGCCGGTCAGCGTGCAGGACGTCGCGCAGGCCTTCGCGGCGGCGGCGGAATCGGACGTGGGCGCCGGGCAGACCCTCGTCCTGACCGGCCCGCAGGAATTCACGTTCCGGCAGCTGCTGGAACTGGAACTCGCGGCCCTGAACCGCAAGAAACCCATCCTGCCGGTCCCGCTGGCGCTGATGGACCTGGCGGTCCCGCTGATGCAGGTCCTGCCGAACCCGCCGATCACCCGTGACCAGTACGCCATGTTGAAAGAGGGGAACACGGCGCCCAACGAACCGGCCCGCACGCTGTTCGACCTGCCCATGCGCCGCCTGCAGGACGACCTGCCGGGCCTGCTGCGCGGGGCCCACTGACCCGGACCGCCCGGCAGGGCCTGCGGACTGCCGCCTGTCTCGTTCACTTCCGCCCGCGCGGGAGGTGGCCCGCTCCACGCCCGGCAGTGCCCGGCAGTCCTCTCTGCTCGCACGCTGCGGGGCCGCTCCGATACGGACGCCGGTTGAGCGGGGTTTGCCTCCCGTTCAACCGGCGTCGGGACTACAGGGAGCGGGGCAGGT
The DNA window shown above is from Deinococcus depolymerans and carries:
- a CDS encoding MerR family transcriptional regulator, which encodes MKPTAGRSQTGMFTASEVEAQTGVPATTLRQWERRYGFPHPSRNASGYRLYSPEDVAAIQYMQSQLQSGVPAGRAAELTLQAMTAGSGPAAPTDRAAPEPPGGRSGPQWSALLTQALIDSDTDRAAAVLSEVHAQMPVELVMTDVISPTMIEIGARWERGEITVAHEHQATAFLRSRISGLMDVAGVQAGFGPLVVAACAPQEQHELGLMMLTLALRRRGVRVAYLGANVPLGDLAVYARQRNASAVLLALNGPWALDATLEHRRDLDGLQVPLFVGGALLNSQPHLARTLGGEYAGPDAPSAAQQIAATLLGGVPPRPSPGGSA
- a CDS encoding complex I NDUFA9 subunit family protein, yielding MNVLVTGASGFVGKAVVAELLRRGHTVAAGSRRGGNVGGATGVPLDVTDPGSVQRAVGQTDPQVVVHLVGIIAEKGDQTFARVHVDGTRNVLAATPRHARYVHMSALGARPGSGSAYSSSKAQAEALVRASGLNWTVFQPSLIFGPGDDFFGRVLRELVSAAPVVPQIGDGRFPFRPVSVQDVAQAFAAAAESDVGAGQTLVLTGPQEFTFRQLLELELAALNRKKPILPVPLALMDLAVPLMQVLPNPPITRDQYAMLKEGNTAPNEPARTLFDLPMRRLQDDLPGLLRGAH